One Gemmatimonadota bacterium DNA window includes the following coding sequences:
- a CDS encoding translocation/assembly module TamB: protein MGFDSATGEASLGNERIHFDVKVVPDRDEVLALFGSFPITGTGDVHLRALSEGIGLRTRPNLSDEKTELVGIKRSERLTFGTASNAFFGAGEGISGILSFDLEARGRFEQPDIQGEIEIRDGVFHLSDLNRSHAPVSGRAVISDGKIQLDSLVIGPSANLSGDITLEGFLPSRWDLSAQFRGFEPVARPELQLVTDGQLQITGTLQGIKVEGKLAMKQAEIRLAELLGVPSLATKQAEIRLTELFEEPSPEMPTFLRDPEINLQVSADRQVWLRDPAFEVEIGGDLDIIKNREDSRIYGTMSSRRGNYIWQNNRLRITRGEILFRGRPDWNPDLDIRAETRVRAVITEGARPEPVDIIVTVGGTLTYPQISFDIESDQPLGEDVGNIASLLLTGRPADQFQFSGEHTLDLVAGVVANRLGRHIGQKLRLDLVEVDIGEDNLPRIRLGKYIGDRLFMSYAQDFSSTAYEAAMEFEIFPEVIVEASQIEEVNVDTNNRRRRGSIGLFWKKEW from the coding sequence AGATGAAGTGCTGGCACTGTTTGGCAGTTTTCCCATTACAGGTACAGGTGATGTGCACTTGCGCGCTCTGTCTGAGGGGATCGGGTTGAGGACGCGCCCGAACTTATCGGATGAAAAAACAGAATTGGTCGGAATAAAACGATCCGAGAGATTGACATTTGGCACAGCCTCAAACGCGTTTTTTGGTGCCGGTGAGGGAATTTCAGGGATTTTATCGTTCGACCTGGAGGCGCGTGGTCGTTTTGAGCAACCGGATATTCAGGGAGAGATCGAAATTCGAGACGGGGTATTCCACTTGTCCGATCTGAATCGATCTCACGCACCTGTTTCGGGACGTGCTGTAATTAGCGACGGGAAAATTCAGCTTGACAGTCTTGTGATTGGGCCTTCGGCGAATCTTTCCGGCGATATAACGCTTGAGGGGTTTTTGCCGAGCAGATGGGATTTGTCTGCACAATTCCGCGGTTTTGAACCGGTTGCCCGTCCAGAACTACAACTCGTGACAGACGGTCAATTGCAGATAACAGGAACGCTGCAAGGCATCAAAGTTGAGGGTAAACTGGCGATGAAACAGGCAGAGATTCGCCTGGCGGAATTGCTCGGAGTACCGAGCCTGGCGACGAAACAGGCGGAGATTCGATTGACGGAATTGTTTGAAGAACCGAGCCCGGAAATGCCGACATTTCTGAGGGACCCGGAAATAAACCTACAAGTGTCTGCTGACAGACAGGTGTGGTTGCGCGATCCGGCCTTTGAGGTCGAAATTGGGGGCGATCTGGATATAATAAAAAATCGCGAAGATTCGCGTATTTACGGCACGATGTCGAGCCGCCGGGGCAATTACATATGGCAAAACAACCGCTTGCGTATTACACGAGGTGAAATTCTATTTCGAGGCAGGCCCGACTGGAACCCCGATCTGGATATTCGCGCCGAGACGCGCGTGCGCGCTGTGATTACAGAGGGCGCCAGGCCTGAGCCTGTTGATATTATTGTCACAGTGGGGGGGACATTGACGTATCCACAGATTTCGTTTGACATTGAAAGCGATCAGCCACTTGGAGAGGATGTGGGGAATATTGCATCTCTATTGTTGACAGGCAGACCGGCTGATCAATTTCAATTTTCCGGCGAACACACGCTGGATCTGGTTGCGGGGGTTGTTGCAAATCGCCTGGGGCGCCACATTGGGCAAAAATTGCGTCTGGATCTGGTAGAGGTCGATATTGGCGAGGACAATCTCCCCAGGATTCGATTGGGCAAGTATATTGGTGACAGGTTGTTTATGAGTTATGCACAGGATTTTTCGAGCACGGCTTATGAAGCGGCGATGGAGTTTGAGATCTTCCCAGAAGTGATAGTGGAGGCGAGTCAGATAGAAGAGGTGAATGTAGATACGAATAATCGACGCAGACGCGGATCGATAGGGTTGTTCTGGAAGAAGGAGTGGTGA